In a single window of the Planctomycetia bacterium genome:
- a CDS encoding neutral/alkaline non-lysosomal ceramidase N-terminal domain-containing protein: protein MNALTSRRLQIGLLALAWLPAFAVVARAAENESAWRAAAAKVSVTPDEPMYLAGFGNRVVPAEGTALDLAAKALAIEDGATKTRLVIVTLDLLDVPILLREELEKYVAAKHKLPRESLLVNCSHTHCGPELRFSEEELAAIAPERAAMCRRYNRTLVAKLSQLIDTALAELAPAQLRYGHARCGFAMNRRLKAEPGDPELYLNRPNPDGVVDHDVPVLKVESPDGVLRAVLFGYACHNTTLNFKRFHGDYAGTAQHAIEAKHPNVVALFMLGCGGDQNGYPRFKPEYSEQHGRSLALAVEAALEAKSRPVRGPLRLAYDSVALDFQPPPSIERLKARIATKAEYPKSQGSYLLEWDQRRLACLEKGTLIKSYPFPAQVVRFGDDLLLIGLSGETVVDFSLRFKRELAGPAAVWVAGYCNDVFAYVPSKRVLLEGGYEAERAMSYGTKPVMPGPFAPTVEETIVNHVGKLLKATAP, encoded by the coding sequence ATGAATGCGCTCACTTCGCGTCGGCTGCAGATCGGACTTCTTGCGCTCGCCTGGCTGCCGGCCTTCGCGGTCGTGGCGCGTGCCGCCGAGAACGAGAGCGCTTGGCGAGCCGCCGCGGCGAAGGTCTCGGTCACGCCCGACGAGCCGATGTATCTCGCCGGCTTCGGCAATCGGGTCGTCCCGGCCGAGGGAACCGCACTCGACCTCGCAGCCAAAGCGCTGGCGATCGAAGACGGTGCGACGAAGACCCGGCTCGTGATCGTCACGCTCGATCTGCTCGACGTGCCGATTCTGTTGCGCGAAGAGCTCGAAAAATACGTCGCCGCGAAACACAAGTTGCCGCGCGAGTCGTTGCTGGTCAACTGTTCGCACACGCACTGCGGCCCGGAGCTTCGCTTCTCCGAGGAGGAGCTCGCTGCAATTGCCCCGGAGCGCGCGGCGATGTGCCGTCGCTATAACCGCACGCTGGTCGCAAAGCTCTCGCAGCTCATCGACACGGCCCTCGCCGAGCTGGCCCCCGCGCAGCTGCGCTACGGCCACGCCCGTTGCGGCTTCGCAATGAACCGCCGCTTGAAAGCAGAGCCGGGCGATCCCGAGTTGTATCTCAACCGCCCGAATCCCGACGGGGTCGTCGACCATGACGTGCCGGTCCTCAAGGTCGAATCGCCCGACGGCGTGCTTCGGGCGGTTCTCTTCGGCTATGCCTGCCACAACACGACGCTGAACTTCAAACGCTTCCACGGCGACTACGCCGGCACTGCGCAGCACGCGATCGAAGCCAAGCACCCGAACGTCGTCGCGCTGTTCATGCTGGGCTGCGGCGGCGATCAGAACGGCTACCCGCGCTTCAAGCCGGAATATAGCGAGCAGCATGGCCGGTCGTTGGCGCTCGCGGTCGAAGCGGCGCTGGAAGCGAAGTCGCGGCCGGTGCGCGGTCCGCTGCGGCTCGCTTACGACTCCGTCGCGCTCGACTTTCAGCCGCCGCCGTCCATCGAGCGCTTGAAGGCCCGCATCGCCACGAAAGCCGAGTACCCCAAGTCGCAAGGTTCGTATCTGCTCGAATGGGACCAACGCCGCCTCGCGTGCCTCGAAAAAGGAACGCTCATCAAGTCGTATCCGTTTCCGGCGCAGGTCGTCCGCTTCGGCGACGACCTGCTGCTGATCGGCTTGTCCGGCGAAACCGTCGTCGACTTTTCGCTCCGTTTCAAGCGCGAGCTCGCCGGGCCGGCCGCCGTCTGGGTCGCGGGCTATTGCAACGACGTCTTCGCTTACGTTCCGAGCAAGCGTGTCTTGCTCGAAGGAGGCTACGAGGCCGAACGAGCGATGTCGTACGGCACCAAGCCCGTCATGCCGGGCCCCTTCGCACCGACGGTCGAAGAGACCATCGTTAATCATGTTGGCAAACTCCTGAAAGCCACGGCCCCTTAA